One window of Thiomicrorhabdus lithotrophica genomic DNA carries:
- the hisG gene encoding ATP phosphoribosyltransferase: MNDQLTIALSKGRIYKDTLPLLEAAGIEPLEDPSKSRKLILPTNQPNVRLLIVRATDAPTYVAHGAADIGVAGKDVLMEAPSDNLFELLDLHIAKCKLMVAGPEVEKPHGHRLKIATKYLKSAQAYYAEKGEQVDLIKLYGSMEIAPLIDLADRIVDLVDTGNTLKANGLVPMEHIADISSRLIVNQHAYKTKYDQIDNIIQQFKTVIEKENA, translated from the coding sequence ATGAATGATCAGTTAACCATTGCGCTATCTAAAGGGCGTATTTATAAAGATACTTTGCCACTTCTTGAAGCAGCGGGTATTGAACCTTTAGAAGATCCGAGTAAAAGTCGTAAATTGATTTTACCGACCAATCAACCTAATGTACGTTTACTTATAGTACGTGCAACGGATGCCCCAACTTATGTTGCGCACGGTGCCGCCGATATTGGTGTTGCTGGTAAAGATGTGTTGATGGAAGCCCCAAGTGATAACTTGTTTGAGCTTTTAGACTTACATATTGCTAAGTGTAAATTAATGGTTGCAGGGCCAGAAGTTGAAAAGCCGCATGGTCACCGTCTTAAGATTGCAACTAAATACCTTAAGTCAGCGCAAGCTTATTATGCAGAAAAGGGTGAACAGGTTGATCTAATTAAGTTATATGGTTCGATGGAAATTGCACCGTTAATTGATTTAGCTGATCGTATTGTTGACTTGGTTGATACTGGAAACACACTTAAAGCCAATGGGTTGGTTCCAATGGAGCATATTGCTGATATTAGTTCACGTTTAATTGTGAACCAGCACGCTTATAAAACAAAATATGATCAAATTGATAATATTATTCAACAGTTTAAAACAGTGATAGAGAAAGAAAATGCTTAA